A single Oryza brachyantha chromosome 8, ObraRS2, whole genome shotgun sequence DNA region contains:
- the LOC102717274 gene encoding protein HVA22-like isoform X2, translated as MGKTWAVITHLNSVAGPSITLLYPLYASICAMESPTKVDDEQWLAYWILYSFITLMEMVAEPVLYWIPVWYPVKLLFVAWLVLPQFKGASFIYEKLVREQLRKYRSGGGGAAAEDHKVEHDHRH; from the exons ATGGGCAAGACATGGGCGGTCATCACCCACCTCAACTCCGTTGCTGG GCCAAGCATCACCCTCCTGTATCCGCT GTATGCGTCCATCTGCGCGATGGAGAGCCCGACCAAGGTTGACGACGAGCAGTGGCTGGCCTACTGGATCCTCTACTCCTTCATCACTCTCATGGAGATGGTCGCCGAGCCTGTCCTGTACTG GATCCCGGTGTGGTATCCGGTGAAGCTGCTGTTCGTGGCGTGGCTGGTGCTCCCGCAGTTCAAGGGCGCCTCCTTCATCTACGAGAAGCTCGTCAGGGAGCAGCTCAGGAAGTACCgctctggcggcggcggcgccgccgccgaagatCACAAG gtTGAGCACGATCATAGGCACTGA
- the LOC102717274 gene encoding protein HVA22-like isoform X1: protein MGKTWAVITHLNSVAGPSITLLYPLYASICAMESPTKVDDEQWLAYWILYSFITLMEMVAEPVLYWIPVWYPVKLLFVAWLVLPQFKGASFIYEKLVREQLRKYRSGGGGAAAEDHKVHIAKVEHDHRH from the exons ATGGGCAAGACATGGGCGGTCATCACCCACCTCAACTCCGTTGCTGG GCCAAGCATCACCCTCCTGTATCCGCT GTATGCGTCCATCTGCGCGATGGAGAGCCCGACCAAGGTTGACGACGAGCAGTGGCTGGCCTACTGGATCCTCTACTCCTTCATCACTCTCATGGAGATGGTCGCCGAGCCTGTCCTGTACTG GATCCCGGTGTGGTATCCGGTGAAGCTGCTGTTCGTGGCGTGGCTGGTGCTCCCGCAGTTCAAGGGCGCCTCCTTCATCTACGAGAAGCTCGTCAGGGAGCAGCTCAGGAAGTACCgctctggcggcggcggcgccgccgccgaagatCACAAGGTGCACATTGCCAAG gtTGAGCACGATCATAGGCACTGA
- the LOC102708270 gene encoding IAA-alanine resistance protein 1 isoform X2, with protein MRRGLLVLLLLAAAIAGGGGQEGSSCPFHAHDQPHDDHHHGHGHSCGGDPHHEHHHHHGHGHGHGHDHGEIQRRLLPEELAEEADLELDGFGHHDHHHDHHHGHGDFQPELSPLGMWLSAMGCSLLVSMASLVCLVLLPVIFFQGKPSKTMVDCLAIFGAGAMLGDSFLHQLPHAFVGIVLFFVVEKIVRYVEDNSHKGAHGMGHHHHHHKRHEISDKAKLNHTKKDHEDKGIEQTEKESLHDGAIEKTDGVNHADSKFAIHKRGFSSGSNFTDRKPVNSESDPVPDKALSSEDSSVSNSNMVFGYLNLFSDGVHNFTDGMALGSAFLLHGSVGGWSRTLFLLAHELPQEVGDFGILVRSGFTVTKALFFNFLSALVALAGTALALSLGKDPGHSSLIEGFTAGGFIYIAVAGVLPEMNDQKTTIKSSMIQLISLAMGMLVALGISLVE; from the exons AtgcgccgcggcctcctcgtCCTACTCCTCCTGGCCGCGGCCATCGCCGGGGGCGGTGGCCAGGAGGGGTCCTCCTGCCCCTTCCACGCCCACGACCAGCCCCACGATGATCACCACCACGGCCACGGGCACAGCTGCGGGGGAGACCCCCACCACGagcaccaccatcaccatggGCATGGGCATGGGCATGGGCATGACCACGGGGAGATCCAGCGGCGGCTGCTCCCGGAGGAGctcgcggaggaggcggatcTCGAGCTGGATGGCTTCGGCCACcacgaccaccaccacgaccACCACCATGGCCACGGCGACTTCCAGCCCGAGCTGTCACCCTTGG GTATGTGGCTCAGTGCCATGGGATGCTCGCTTCTGGTCAGCATGGCGTCGCTCGTCtgcctcgtcctcctcccagTAATCTTCT TCCAGGGGAAACCGTCGAAGACCATGGTGGATTGCCTTGCCATCTTCGGG GCAGGTGCGATGCTTGGAGACTCATTTCTTCATCAATTGCCACACGCCTTTG TTGGCATTGTGTTGTTCTTTGTTGTTGAAAAGATTGTGAGGTATGTGGAAGATAATTCTCACAAAGGGGCTCATGGAATGGGTCaccatcatcaccatcatAAACGACATGAAATTAGTGACAAGGCCAAGTTGAATCACACAAAAAAGGATCACGAGGATAAAGGCATAGaacaaacagaaaaagaatCTTTGCATGATGGTGCAATTGAGAAAACAGATGGTGTAAATCATGCTGATTCAAAATTTGCAATCCATAAG AGGGGCTTTTCTTCTGGTTCCAATTTTACTGATAGAAAGCCTGTCAATTCTGAAAGTGATCCTGTCCCCGACAAAGCATTATCAAGTGAAGATTCCTCCGTTTCCAATTCAAATATGGTGTTCGGCTACCTCAATCTTTTTTCAGATGGTGTT CATAACTTCACTGATGGGATGGCCCTAGGGAGTGCTTTTCTGCTACATGGTTCTGTTGGAGGATGGTCAAGAACTTTATTTCTGCTTGCGCATGAACTTCCTCAAGAG GTTGGAGATTTTGGTATCCTGGTGCGCTCAGGGTTCACTGTAACCAAAGCCCTGTTTTTCAATTTTCTCTCTGCGTTGGTTGCTCTTGCTGGAACAGCACTG GCATTGTCTTTGGGAAAAGATCCAGGGCATTCTTCTTTGATTGAG GGATTCACTGCTGGTGGTTTCATTTACATTGCTGTCGCTGGAGTCCTCCCAGAGATGAATGACCAGAAAACAACCATCAAAAGCTCGATGATTCAGTTGATTTCCTTGGCAATGGGAATGCTGGTTGCCCTTGGCATATCTCTAGTAGAATGA
- the LOC102708270 gene encoding IAA-alanine resistance protein 1 isoform X1 codes for MRRGLLVLLLLAAAIAGGGGQEGSSCPFHAHDQPHDDHHHGHGHSCGGDPHHEHHHHHGHGHGHGHDHGEIQRRLLPEELAEEADLELDGFGHHDHHHDHHHGHGDFQPELSPLGMWLSAMGCSLLVSMASLVCLVLLPVIFFQGKPSKTMVDCLAIFGAGAMLGDSFLHQLPHAFVGGHSHAHDHQNQNHSHEHSHAHSLEDLSVGLSVLFGIVLFFVVEKIVRYVEDNSHKGAHGMGHHHHHHKRHEISDKAKLNHTKKDHEDKGIEQTEKESLHDGAIEKTDGVNHADSKFAIHKRGFSSGSNFTDRKPVNSESDPVPDKALSSEDSSVSNSNMVFGYLNLFSDGVHNFTDGMALGSAFLLHGSVGGWSRTLFLLAHELPQEVGDFGILVRSGFTVTKALFFNFLSALVALAGTALALSLGKDPGHSSLIEGFTAGGFIYIAVAGVLPEMNDQKTTIKSSMIQLISLAMGMLVALGISLVE; via the exons AtgcgccgcggcctcctcgtCCTACTCCTCCTGGCCGCGGCCATCGCCGGGGGCGGTGGCCAGGAGGGGTCCTCCTGCCCCTTCCACGCCCACGACCAGCCCCACGATGATCACCACCACGGCCACGGGCACAGCTGCGGGGGAGACCCCCACCACGagcaccaccatcaccatggGCATGGGCATGGGCATGGGCATGACCACGGGGAGATCCAGCGGCGGCTGCTCCCGGAGGAGctcgcggaggaggcggatcTCGAGCTGGATGGCTTCGGCCACcacgaccaccaccacgaccACCACCATGGCCACGGCGACTTCCAGCCCGAGCTGTCACCCTTGG GTATGTGGCTCAGTGCCATGGGATGCTCGCTTCTGGTCAGCATGGCGTCGCTCGTCtgcctcgtcctcctcccagTAATCTTCT TCCAGGGGAAACCGTCGAAGACCATGGTGGATTGCCTTGCCATCTTCGGG GCAGGTGCGATGCTTGGAGACTCATTTCTTCATCAATTGCCACACGCCTTTG TTGGAGGGCATTCTCATGCGCATGACCATCAGAATCAAAATCATTCTCATGAGCATTCACATGCACACTCTCTGGAAGATCTTTCTGTTGGCTTGTCTGTTCTAT TTGGCATTGTGTTGTTCTTTGTTGTTGAAAAGATTGTGAGGTATGTGGAAGATAATTCTCACAAAGGGGCTCATGGAATGGGTCaccatcatcaccatcatAAACGACATGAAATTAGTGACAAGGCCAAGTTGAATCACACAAAAAAGGATCACGAGGATAAAGGCATAGaacaaacagaaaaagaatCTTTGCATGATGGTGCAATTGAGAAAACAGATGGTGTAAATCATGCTGATTCAAAATTTGCAATCCATAAG AGGGGCTTTTCTTCTGGTTCCAATTTTACTGATAGAAAGCCTGTCAATTCTGAAAGTGATCCTGTCCCCGACAAAGCATTATCAAGTGAAGATTCCTCCGTTTCCAATTCAAATATGGTGTTCGGCTACCTCAATCTTTTTTCAGATGGTGTT CATAACTTCACTGATGGGATGGCCCTAGGGAGTGCTTTTCTGCTACATGGTTCTGTTGGAGGATGGTCAAGAACTTTATTTCTGCTTGCGCATGAACTTCCTCAAGAG GTTGGAGATTTTGGTATCCTGGTGCGCTCAGGGTTCACTGTAACCAAAGCCCTGTTTTTCAATTTTCTCTCTGCGTTGGTTGCTCTTGCTGGAACAGCACTG GCATTGTCTTTGGGAAAAGATCCAGGGCATTCTTCTTTGATTGAG GGATTCACTGCTGGTGGTTTCATTTACATTGCTGTCGCTGGAGTCCTCCCAGAGATGAATGACCAGAAAACAACCATCAAAAGCTCGATGATTCAGTTGATTTCCTTGGCAATGGGAATGCTGGTTGCCCTTGGCATATCTCTAGTAGAATGA